In Thermus islandicus DSM 21543, a genomic segment contains:
- a CDS encoding DUF4337 family protein, with product MPEEYENPAEKAEELVKEALDQGHGESPRSDATQRPRWTEYLAVSTALFAVLAAVASLLAGDTANEALYKSNLATLSQAKAADTWSEFQADSVKKYLQATHAETLTLLKAPPDRIEAARREAARRQKVQDRLREEATQQDRETRALLEESRRLLAQHQVFALGLTFFQVAIGLSAIAALLRKRWVWWASLLLGGLGLLQLLRGLLKMFP from the coding sequence ATGCCCGAGGAATACGAGAACCCCGCGGAGAAGGCCGAGGAGCTGGTCAAGGAAGCCTTGGACCAGGGCCACGGCGAAAGTCCCCGCTCCGATGCCACCCAGCGCCCCCGGTGGACGGAGTACCTGGCGGTGAGCACGGCCCTCTTTGCCGTGCTGGCGGCGGTGGCTTCGTTGCTCGCAGGGGATACGGCCAACGAGGCCCTGTACAAGTCCAACCTGGCCACCCTCTCCCAGGCCAAGGCCGCGGACACGTGGAGCGAGTTTCAGGCCGACAGCGTGAAGAAGTACCTGCAGGCCACGCACGCCGAGACGCTGACCCTTCTGAAGGCCCCTCCCGATCGGATTGAGGCAGCGCGGAGGGAGGCCGCGAGGCGGCAAAAGGTCCAGGACCGGCTGAGGGAGGAGGCGACGCAACAGGACAGGGAAACCAGGGCTTTGCTAGAGGAGTCCCGAAGGCTCCTGGCCCAGCATCAGGTGTTTGCCCTGGGCCTGACCTTCTTTCAGGTGGCCATTGGCCTTTCCGCCATCGCCGCTCTGTTGCGGAAGCGCTGGGTTTGGTGGGCCAGCCTCCTTTTGGGGGGCTTGGGGTTGCTTCAACTGCTCCGTGGGCTCCTCAAGATGTTTCCCTGA
- a CDS encoding ABC transporter permease, giving the protein MRGIGMLFWVEFKLYLRNPWAAFFVLAYPLMLVLFFGSLYGNRPDPRTGLGVLDLAIPGYLVLIAATVGMISLPIHLAVYRERRILRRLAVTPVAPLALLLAEGLALFALTASGTVLMVLAASHLYGLHLRGSPLAVALAFALVALALFAFGFLLAGLSTSARMAQGVSFLLFFPTLFLSGAGFPQELLTESLRRLAAPLPTTQAVTLLRGLWRGEALTGHLKEVLVLLAVFALSALLSGPLFRREG; this is encoded by the coding sequence ATGCGCGGCATCGGCATGCTTTTCTGGGTGGAGTTCAAGCTTTATCTCCGCAACCCCTGGGCGGCCTTCTTCGTCCTGGCCTACCCCCTCATGCTGGTCCTCTTCTTCGGCAGCCTCTACGGCAACCGGCCCGACCCCCGCACGGGCCTGGGGGTCCTGGACCTCGCGATCCCCGGTTATCTGGTCCTGATCGCGGCCACCGTGGGCATGATCTCCCTGCCCATCCACCTGGCCGTCTACCGGGAGCGCCGCATCCTGCGCCGCCTGGCGGTGACCCCGGTTGCCCCCCTCGCCCTCCTCCTGGCCGAGGGCCTCGCCCTCTTCGCCTTGACCGCAAGCGGCACGGTCCTCATGGTGCTCGCCGCCTCGCACCTCTACGGCCTCCACCTTAGGGGAAGTCCCCTGGCCGTGGCTCTGGCCTTCGCCTTGGTCGCCCTCGCCCTCTTCGCCTTCGGTTTTCTTCTCGCGGGCCTCTCCACCTCCGCCCGCATGGCCCAGGGGGTGAGCTTCCTCCTCTTCTTCCCCACCCTGTTCCTCTCCGGGGCAGGCTTCCCCCAAGAGCTCCTGACGGAAAGCCTGCGGCGGCTTGCCGCCCCACTTCCCACGACCCAGGCTGTGACCCTCCTGCGCGGCCTCTGGCGGGGGGAGGCCCTGACCGGCCACCTAAAGGAGGTCCTCGTCCTCCTGGCCGTCTTCGCCCTCTCTGCCCTTCTTTCCGGCCCCCTCTTCCGCCGGGAAGGCTGA
- a CDS encoding ABC transporter ATP-binding protein has translation MEPAIHVEGLRKAYGAKVALDDLSFAVGPGEVFGLLGPNGAGKTTALECLVGLRRPDGGRISVLGRDPWRERVALAQEVGVQLQESVLPDGLRVGEAVALFASFYPRTREVGPLLEALGLVQEVRTPFARLSGGQKQRLFLALALLHDPKALFLDELTTGLDPQGRRAVFALIRELRGEGKAVLLTTHQMGEAEALCDRVAILLEGRLVAQGTPAELVRRFAGPVRLRLEARPGEDWAWLCGLPGVLEVGPAEGQVAVVLADEAALGGVLQALTARGIPLAGLTLERPTLEEVFLALTGRPLRGQSEREEG, from the coding sequence ATGGAGCCGGCCATCCACGTTGAGGGGCTCCGCAAGGCCTACGGGGCCAAGGTAGCCTTGGACGACCTTTCCTTCGCGGTGGGGCCCGGGGAGGTGTTCGGGCTTTTGGGCCCCAACGGGGCCGGAAAGACCACCGCCCTGGAGTGCCTGGTCGGCCTGCGCCGCCCCGATGGGGGGCGGATTTCGGTGCTTGGGCGTGACCCCTGGCGCGAGCGCGTGGCCTTGGCCCAGGAGGTGGGGGTGCAGCTCCAGGAATCCGTCCTGCCCGACGGGCTCAGGGTAGGGGAGGCCGTGGCCCTCTTCGCCTCCTTTTACCCCAGGACCCGGGAGGTGGGGCCCCTCCTGGAGGCCCTGGGCCTCGTGCAGGAGGTCCGTACCCCCTTCGCCCGGCTCTCCGGGGGGCAGAAGCAACGCCTCTTTCTGGCCTTGGCCCTGCTCCACGACCCCAAGGCCCTGTTCCTGGACGAGCTGACCACCGGCCTAGACCCCCAGGGCCGGCGCGCGGTCTTTGCCCTCATCCGGGAGCTCCGCGGGGAGGGCAAGGCCGTCCTCCTCACCACGCACCAGATGGGGGAGGCCGAGGCCCTCTGCGACCGGGTGGCCATCCTCCTCGAGGGCCGGCTGGTGGCCCAAGGAACCCCGGCGGAGCTGGTGCGCCGCTTCGCCGGTCCGGTGCGCCTGCGCCTCGAGGCCCGGCCCGGGGAGGACTGGGCGTGGCTCTGCGGCCTGCCCGGGGTGCTGGAGGTGGGCCCGGCCGAAGGGCAGGTGGCCGTGGTCCTGGCGGACGAGGCGGCCCTGGGCGGGGTGCTCCAGGCCTTGACCGCCCGGGGGATCCCCCTTGCGGGGCTCACCCTGGAGCGCCCCACCCTGGAGGAGGTGTTCCTGGCCCTGACCGGCCGACCCCTCCGGGGCCAGAGCGAGAGGGAGGAGGGATAG
- a CDS encoding winged helix-turn-helix domain-containing protein, with product MSALNELIHQPTRLRIMAALSALAPGAEVEFAYLRELLGLTDGNLGAHLLKLEEAGYVRSRKAFVGRKPRTYLALTPLGQHAFAEHLAALRAILAPDLNGPEGRGEEVGDGAGHPR from the coding sequence ATGAGCGCTCTCAACGAGCTCATCCACCAGCCCACCCGGCTGCGCATCATGGCTGCCTTAAGCGCCCTGGCTCCTGGCGCCGAGGTAGAGTTCGCCTACCTCCGGGAGCTTTTGGGCCTCACGGACGGTAACCTGGGCGCCCACCTCCTCAAGCTGGAGGAGGCGGGCTACGTGCGCTCCCGCAAGGCCTTCGTAGGCCGCAAGCCCCGCACCTACCTTGCCCTCACCCCCCTGGGGCAGCACGCCTTCGCCGAGCACCTGGCCGCCCTTCGGGCCATCCTGGCCCCGGACCTGAACGGGCCTGAGGGGCGGGGAGAGGAGGTGGGGGATGGAGCCGGCCATCCACGTTGA
- a CDS encoding SixA phosphatase family protein, with translation MELFLVRHALAAPLPEGAGEEADAARPLTAKGIRRFRKVVRGLKALGVSLDLVLTSPKRRALETAELLAELAKGGTRVTPLLAQPPGEALLAEIPKEGRVALVGHEPYLTALLVGLLLGASVQDSLEGRFLLKKGGVAWLEGRPGPGRMALRALLPPEFFRL, from the coding sequence ATGGAGCTCTTTCTGGTGCGCCACGCCCTAGCTGCGCCTCTCCCGGAAGGGGCCGGGGAGGAAGCGGATGCCGCCAGGCCCCTGACGGCGAAGGGCATCCGGCGCTTCCGCAAGGTGGTGCGGGGCCTAAAGGCCCTGGGGGTGAGCCTGGACCTGGTCCTGACGAGCCCCAAGCGCCGGGCCCTGGAGACGGCGGAGCTTTTGGCCGAGCTCGCCAAGGGAGGGACCCGGGTCACGCCCCTCCTGGCCCAGCCCCCGGGGGAAGCGCTCCTGGCGGAGATCCCCAAGGAGGGCCGCGTGGCCCTGGTAGGGCACGAGCCCTACCTCACGGCCCTTCTGGTGGGGCTCCTCCTGGGGGCCTCGGTGCAGGACTCCCTGGAGGGGCGCTTCCTCCTGAAGAAGGGCGGGGTCGCCTGGCTTGAGGGGAGGCCGGGGCCCGGGAGGATGGCCCTCAGGGCGCTCCTTCCCCCCGAATTCTTCCGCCTCTAG
- a CDS encoding Ppx/GppA phosphatase family protein codes for MGLEILEEARRLGLPLRVLSGEEEAGLGALAVANALPLPEALVVDQGGGSAQVSLLSDRHLLWGRALPLGALRLTEAFLPSDPPAKGEVRALEREVARRLRALPLEPGLPLVGLGGNLRALARLHQRRRGYPLDLLHGYYLPREGVEELYEELLPLPLRARAELPGLQPDRARAQGFWVSGVGIREGALFTRLLPRPHLLEDPRAFAVENLFLRYPFSEAHRERVKALALGLFQGLEPLHGYGAEEQRLLLEAAHLHDIGMRLGYREHHKHGAYLVLAEPLFGCTHREQALLALPVRYHRRGKPEAGAYQVLFQRGDRKRLKRLATLLRLAEMLERTRSGRVRGVEVEVGERVRLVLKASEDPWVDRLEAEKQEGLFREAFGLGLEVAWEG; via the coding sequence GTGGGCCTCGAGATCCTGGAAGAGGCCCGGAGGCTCGGCCTTCCCCTCCGGGTCCTCTCCGGGGAGGAGGAGGCCGGGCTCGGGGCGTTGGCGGTGGCCAACGCCCTGCCCCTCCCCGAGGCCCTGGTGGTGGACCAGGGGGGCGGAAGCGCCCAAGTCTCCCTCCTCAGCGACCGCCACCTCCTCTGGGGCAGGGCTTTGCCCCTCGGGGCCTTGCGCCTGACCGAGGCCTTTCTCCCCTCAGACCCCCCGGCCAAGGGGGAGGTCAGGGCCCTGGAAAGGGAGGTGGCCCGCCGCCTCCGGGCCCTCCCCCTGGAGCCGGGCCTTCCCCTGGTGGGCCTGGGGGGGAACCTGCGCGCCCTCGCCCGCCTGCACCAGAGGCGCCGGGGATACCCCCTGGACCTCCTCCACGGCTATTACCTGCCCAGGGAGGGGGTGGAGGAGCTCTATGAGGAGCTCCTCCCCCTGCCCCTCCGGGCCCGGGCAGAGCTTCCAGGGCTCCAGCCGGACCGGGCCCGGGCCCAGGGGTTTTGGGTGAGCGGGGTGGGGATCCGGGAGGGGGCCCTCTTCACCCGCCTCCTCCCTAGGCCGCACCTCCTCGAGGACCCCCGGGCCTTCGCCGTGGAGAACCTCTTTCTCCGCTACCCCTTCTCCGAGGCCCACCGGGAAAGGGTAAAGGCCCTGGCCCTGGGCCTCTTCCAGGGGCTTGAGCCCCTCCACGGCTACGGGGCGGAGGAGCAGAGGCTTCTCCTGGAGGCGGCCCACCTCCACGATATCGGCATGCGCCTCGGCTACCGCGAGCACCACAAGCACGGGGCCTATCTGGTCCTGGCCGAGCCCCTCTTTGGCTGCACCCACCGGGAGCAGGCCCTGCTGGCCCTCCCCGTGCGCTACCACCGGCGGGGAAAGCCGGAGGCCGGGGCCTACCAGGTCCTCTTCCAGAGGGGGGACCGGAAACGCCTCAAACGCTTGGCCACCCTCCTGCGCCTCGCGGAGATGCTGGAGCGCACCCGCTCGGGCCGGGTGCGGGGGGTAGAGGTGGAGGTGGGGGAAAGGGTGCGCCTGGTCCTGAAGGCCTCCGAGGACCCCTGGGTGGACCGCCTGGAGGCAGAGAAGCAGGAGGGGCTCTTTCGGGAGGCCTTTGGGCTGGGCCTGGAGGTGGCCTGGGAGGGATAA
- a CDS encoding NAD-dependent succinate-semialdehyde dehydrogenase, with protein sequence MRHTLGEMPAEALIGGTWRPLQERFPVVSPATGERVAEVADCGEKEAKEALEEAVAAFLLWSRATAYERARVLRRWYERILEHQEPLAQLMALEMGKPLKEGRAEVAYAAGFVEWYAEEAKRIYGETVPSQFPHKRLLVRYEPVGPVYGITPWNFPAAMVTRKVAPALAAGCTFVLKPAEESPLTALYLARLFLEAGGPPGVFQVLPTSRPEEVSRPFLEDERIRKLTFTGSTEVGVRLYEKAARTLKRVSMELGGGAPVLVFADADLEKAVEETLRAKFRNAGESCVAANRIFVEAPIAEAFAEAYARRASALRVGDPLSEETDIGPLVNEAALRKVHAHVEDALSRGARLVAGGEAKGLFFAPTVLLDVKPESLLFREETFGPVAPLTVFREEAEAVRWANGFPVGLAAYVFTRDLSRAFRVAEALEYGIVGVNDGVPSTPQAPFGGRKWSGLGREGGKWGLEEYLEVKYVSLGL encoded by the coding sequence ATGCGCCACACCTTGGGTGAGATGCCTGCGGAGGCCCTGATCGGCGGGACCTGGCGGCCCCTACAGGAGCGCTTCCCCGTGGTCTCCCCGGCCACGGGGGAGAGGGTGGCCGAGGTGGCGGACTGCGGGGAGAAAGAGGCAAAGGAGGCCCTAGAGGAGGCAGTGGCGGCCTTCCTCCTCTGGAGCCGCGCCACGGCCTATGAAAGGGCCCGGGTCCTGAGGCGCTGGTACGAGCGCATCCTGGAGCACCAGGAGCCCCTGGCCCAGCTCATGGCCCTGGAGATGGGGAAGCCCCTCAAGGAGGGAAGGGCCGAGGTGGCCTACGCCGCGGGCTTCGTGGAGTGGTACGCCGAGGAGGCGAAGCGGATCTATGGGGAAACGGTCCCCTCCCAGTTCCCCCACAAGAGGCTCCTGGTGCGCTACGAGCCGGTGGGGCCGGTCTACGGCATCACCCCCTGGAACTTCCCCGCGGCCATGGTGACGCGAAAGGTGGCCCCGGCCCTGGCGGCGGGGTGCACCTTCGTGCTGAAGCCCGCGGAGGAGAGCCCCCTCACCGCCCTCTACCTGGCGCGGCTCTTCCTGGAGGCGGGGGGGCCCCCGGGGGTCTTCCAGGTGCTGCCCACCTCGAGGCCCGAGGAGGTGTCCCGGCCCTTCCTGGAGGACGAAAGGATCCGCAAGCTCACCTTCACGGGCAGCACCGAGGTGGGGGTCAGGCTCTACGAGAAGGCGGCGCGAACCTTAAAGCGGGTCTCCATGGAGCTTGGGGGCGGGGCACCCGTCTTGGTCTTCGCCGACGCCGACCTGGAAAAGGCGGTGGAGGAGACCCTTAGGGCCAAGTTCCGGAACGCCGGGGAGAGCTGCGTGGCGGCGAACCGGATCTTCGTGGAGGCCCCCATCGCCGAGGCCTTCGCCGAGGCCTATGCCAGGAGGGCCTCCGCCCTACGGGTGGGGGACCCCCTTTCCGAGGAGACGGACATCGGCCCCCTGGTGAACGAGGCGGCCCTAAGGAAGGTCCACGCCCACGTGGAGGACGCCCTCTCCCGGGGGGCGAGGCTCGTGGCGGGAGGGGAGGCCAAGGGGCTCTTCTTCGCCCCCACGGTGCTTTTAGACGTGAAGCCGGAAAGCCTCCTTTTCCGGGAGGAGACCTTCGGCCCGGTGGCGCCCCTCACCGTGTTCCGGGAGGAGGCGGAGGCGGTGCGGTGGGCCAACGGCTTCCCGGTGGGGCTTGCCGCCTACGTTTTCACCCGGGACCTCTCCCGGGCCTTCCGGGTGGCGGAGGCCCTGGAGTACGGGATCGTGGGGGTGAACGACGGGGTGCCCTCCACGCCCCAAGCCCCCTTCGGCGGGAGGAAATGGTCGGGCCTGGGGCGGGAAGGGGGGAAGTGGGGCCTAGAGGAGTACCTGGAGGTCAAGTACGTCTCCCTGGGGCTTTAG
- a CDS encoding ABC transporter permease, giving the protein MRPVVLLPRPNRYDLLAGLVAVALLGGFLLASREAVGPYRPVPISIDPVHLPEYTLRTAFRMELGLLLSTLFALGYAPLAAKTRLEPFLVALLDLLQSVPVLGFVAASLGALSTLFPGKALGYELASVFAVFTSQAWNMAFSFYQSLKTLPRELDEAARLYHLRPLQRFLRLELPFALPGLVWNAMLSMSGGWFFVVASEAISVGKTEVDLPGVGSYLARALAEENLRAMAYAILAMLLTLLLYDQLLFRPLVAWSERFKYEERPGEYPAKSWVLDLLRRTRAAKRLGEGVWEALLERALAWKGPQGVGGLRALSWTPPVFLGLLGVLGLWSLARLLLPLGVGEWLRALGLGFLTFLRVMGILLLATLLWVPVGVLLGLRPALAVRVQALIQFLAAFPANLFYPFAAYLLLRYGLSLEVFSAFLMVLGTQWYLLFNVAAGAMALPGDLLEAAKAYGLKGSLLWRRLLLPGVFPFLVTGLVTASGNAWNTSIVAEVLRWGPTRLEATGLGAYITRATEAGDEGRLLLGILVMSLWVLTVNRLLWRRLYRLAEERFRL; this is encoded by the coding sequence GTGCGCCCGGTGGTTTTGCTTCCCCGACCCAACCGCTACGACCTCTTGGCGGGCCTTGTGGCCGTGGCCCTTCTGGGAGGCTTCCTCTTGGCCTCCCGCGAGGCGGTGGGGCCTTACCGGCCCGTGCCGATTTCTATAGACCCCGTCCACCTTCCGGAGTACACCCTCAGGACCGCCTTTCGCATGGAGCTCGGCCTCCTTCTCTCCACCCTCTTTGCCCTGGGCTACGCTCCCTTGGCGGCCAAGACGCGCCTCGAGCCCTTTCTCGTGGCCCTTCTTGACCTCCTCCAGTCGGTCCCTGTCCTGGGCTTCGTGGCGGCAAGCCTGGGTGCCCTTTCCACCCTCTTTCCCGGCAAGGCCCTGGGGTATGAGCTGGCCTCGGTGTTTGCCGTCTTTACCTCCCAGGCCTGGAACATGGCCTTTAGCTTCTACCAGTCCCTCAAGACCCTGCCCCGGGAACTGGACGAGGCCGCCCGGCTCTACCACCTCCGCCCTTTGCAACGCTTCCTGCGCCTAGAGCTCCCCTTCGCCCTTCCCGGCCTCGTGTGGAACGCGATGTTGTCCATGTCCGGAGGCTGGTTTTTCGTGGTGGCCTCGGAAGCCATCAGCGTGGGGAAGACCGAGGTGGACCTGCCGGGGGTGGGTTCCTACCTGGCCCGGGCCTTGGCGGAGGAAAACCTTCGGGCCATGGCCTATGCCATCCTGGCCATGCTCCTCACCCTCCTCCTTTACGACCAGCTCCTCTTCCGGCCCCTGGTGGCCTGGAGCGAGCGCTTCAAGTACGAGGAGCGCCCGGGGGAATACCCGGCCAAAAGCTGGGTCTTGGACCTCCTCCGGCGCACCCGGGCCGCGAAGCGCCTAGGGGAAGGGGTTTGGGAGGCCCTTCTGGAGCGGGCCTTGGCCTGGAAGGGCCCGCAGGGGGTGGGAGGCCTAAGGGCCCTTTCCTGGACCCCTCCCGTCTTCCTAGGACTCCTGGGGGTCCTGGGCCTATGGAGCTTGGCAAGACTCCTTTTACCCCTGGGGGTAGGGGAGTGGCTTCGGGCGCTCGGGCTAGGCTTTCTGACCTTTTTGCGGGTCATGGGTATCCTCCTACTGGCGACCCTTCTCTGGGTGCCCGTGGGCGTTCTTCTGGGCCTAAGGCCCGCGCTGGCGGTCCGGGTGCAGGCCCTCATCCAGTTCCTGGCCGCCTTCCCCGCCAACCTCTTCTACCCCTTCGCCGCCTACCTCCTCCTGCGCTATGGGCTCTCCCTCGAGGTCTTCTCGGCCTTTCTCATGGTCCTCGGCACCCAGTGGTACCTCCTTTTCAACGTAGCGGCGGGGGCCATGGCCCTTCCGGGGGACCTCCTCGAGGCGGCCAAGGCCTACGGCCTCAAGGGGAGCCTGCTCTGGCGCAGGCTCCTCCTGCCTGGGGTTTTCCCCTTCTTGGTGACCGGACTGGTGACCGCCAGTGGAAACGCGTGGAACACGTCCATCGTAGCTGAGGTGTTGCGCTGGGGGCCCACCCGCCTGGAGGCCACAGGGCTCGGGGCCTACATCACCCGGGCCACGGAGGCGGGGGATGAAGGGCGGCTTCTCCTCGGCATCCTGGTGATGAGCCTCTGGGTCCTCACGGTGAACCGCCTCCTCTGGCGGAGGCTCTACCGGCTTGCCGAGGAAAGGTTCCGGCTTTAG